One window from the genome of Nicotiana sylvestris chromosome 9, ASM39365v2, whole genome shotgun sequence encodes:
- the LOC138878363 gene encoding uncharacterized protein — MYFSDEEVSFVGEDITEAYGGWRMFFDGATNFRGVRIGAVLVSETGQHHLVSTKLRFLCTNNMAEYEACIPGLNMEIDMNIQELLVIGSSDLLVHQNEFADALATLSSMIQHPNKNCIDPIPVRIHNQLAYCPHVEEEIDGKPWFYDIKEYLSKGEYPDHENHT, encoded by the exons atgtatttttctgatgaagaagtatcatttgtaggagaagacattaccgaagcatacggcggttggaggatgttctttgatggagctacaAATTTTAGAGGAGTTAgaattggagcagttttggtatcagaaaccggtcaacatcaTCTGGTGtctactaaactcagatttctctgcaccaacaacatggcagaatatgaagcatgCATACCAGGACTCAACATGgaaatcgacatgaatattcaggaacTGCTAGTAATCGGCAGTTCAGatctgcttgtgcaccag AACGAGTTcgctgatgcattggccactttatcatccatgatacaacatccaaataagaattgcattgatcccattccggtgagaaTCCATAATCAGCTGGCATATTGtcctcatgttgaagaagaaatagatggaaagccttggttctatgacatcaaggagtatttgtcaaaggGAGAATATCCAGACCATGAAAACCACACTTag